A genome region from Nocardiopsis exhalans includes the following:
- a CDS encoding SGNH/GDSL hydrolase family protein gives MSARDGDPREPQDPQDPQEQGSEGESPSPGTGATAIGKKGKKKSPKRRRRARVTLVTAAVLVFALMITLAVPTSRDALLRLWCDTTGGVCPAEPLPPITEEEEEDWRVQMEPEEAALWGNYVALGDSYSSGDGAGDYEEGTAEPGECWRSEHAYANLIEQEFSFEGALGFYACSGHKGSDMLSQIGTPESQLERVTEHTSLVTVGIGGNDLGFIPVLRTCIVRMPLLERTACTDQEDEVDEKMDTFEETLTKVLTDIRDRAPDARVLVLGYPRLFPEEPPGMYYTLSQGDQLWLNTVAQRFNDRIRDTVYQVDGDIYGTRQVGSVEFVNVFTALKGYEVSEDDSWLNGIVLGQLGEGLRVDRASFHPTAQGQRSIAERVRLQIEEGPERVLFTSRETLERVDADVLHTELGGPLDPANVVPGTESDGDSADDENDGEDADEGDDEDEGTADAGS, from the coding sequence GTGTCAGCGCGTGATGGTGACCCCCGCGAGCCCCAAGACCCTCAGGACCCTCAGGAGCAGGGTTCGGAGGGCGAGTCTCCGTCCCCCGGAACCGGCGCCACGGCGATCGGGAAGAAGGGGAAGAAGAAGTCCCCCAAGCGCCGCCGCCGTGCCCGCGTCACCCTGGTCACCGCGGCCGTCCTGGTCTTCGCACTGATGATCACCCTCGCCGTGCCCACAAGCCGCGACGCCCTCCTGCGCCTGTGGTGCGACACCACCGGCGGTGTGTGTCCCGCCGAACCCCTCCCCCCGATCACGGAGGAAGAGGAGGAGGACTGGCGGGTCCAGATGGAACCGGAGGAAGCCGCGCTGTGGGGCAACTACGTGGCGCTGGGCGATTCCTACTCCTCCGGCGACGGCGCGGGCGACTACGAGGAGGGCACCGCCGAACCCGGTGAGTGCTGGCGTTCCGAGCACGCCTACGCCAACCTCATCGAGCAGGAGTTCTCCTTCGAGGGTGCGCTGGGCTTCTACGCGTGCAGCGGCCACAAGGGCTCGGACATGCTCAGCCAGATCGGCACCCCCGAGTCCCAGCTCGAGCGGGTCACCGAGCACACCTCGCTGGTGACCGTCGGCATCGGCGGCAACGACCTCGGTTTCATCCCCGTCCTGCGCACCTGCATCGTGCGGATGCCGCTCCTGGAGCGGACCGCCTGCACGGACCAGGAGGACGAGGTAGACGAGAAGATGGACACCTTCGAGGAGACCCTCACCAAGGTGCTCACCGACATCCGCGACCGCGCACCGGACGCCCGCGTGCTGGTGCTGGGCTACCCCCGGCTCTTCCCCGAGGAACCGCCCGGCATGTACTACACGCTCTCCCAGGGCGACCAGCTGTGGCTGAACACCGTGGCCCAGCGGTTCAACGACCGTATCCGGGACACCGTCTACCAGGTGGACGGCGACATATACGGCACCCGCCAGGTCGGCAGCGTGGAGTTCGTCAACGTCTTCACCGCGCTGAAGGGTTACGAGGTCAGTGAGGACGACTCCTGGCTGAACGGCATCGTCCTCGGCCAGCTGGGTGAGGGCCTGCGGGTGGACCGGGCGAGCTTCCACCCCACCGCCCAGGGTCAGCGCTCCATCGCCGAGCGCGTGCGCCTGCAGATCGAGGAGGGCCCCGAACGTGTGCTGTTCACCTCCAGGGAGACCCTGGAGAGGGTCGACGCCGACGTACTGCACACCGAGCTCGGTGGCCCCCTGGACCCGGCCAACGTCGTGCCCGGCACCGAATCCGACGGGGACAGCGCCGACGACGAAAACGACGGTGAGGACGCTGACGAAGGCGACGACGAGGACGAAGGCACCGCCGACGCCGGATCCTAG
- a CDS encoding 8-amino-7-oxononanoate synthase produces the protein MERLDTGTRTARRPWTLRATRPEPEPLPEGHPLDWLDRAAEGRARAGLTRRTVPRSPSDDLLDLAGNDYLGLMRHPAVVAAAAEAAHTWGAGAGGSRLVTGDTELHGELERELAEFHGSEAALVFSSGYTANLAMVTALVTPAAEDVEPPLVVCDQYNHASLIDATRLAKAAGARVAVFRHGDAEHAAELLRGGPGRRLLLSDTVFSVDGDLTDIRSLAGAARTHRAALLLDDAHGLGVVGPGGRGAVGGTPLGGADDVVVSVTLSKSLGSQGGAILGSRRVIRHLVETARTFVFDTGLAPAAAGAALAALRVLRAEPERAEAVRSRARELSEGLRERGLDTSDPDAAVVSVLAPSPEEALAWRAACGKDGVRVGCFRPPSVPDGRSRLRLTARATLDNTDIRRVLDVITTNRPG, from the coding sequence ATGGAACGCCTCGACACCGGTACCCGCACCGCACGCCGTCCCTGGACCCTGCGCGCCACCCGCCCCGAGCCGGAGCCGCTGCCCGAGGGCCACCCCCTGGACTGGCTGGACCGGGCCGCCGAGGGCCGGGCCCGCGCCGGACTGACCCGCCGCACCGTGCCCCGCTCCCCCTCCGACGACCTCCTGGACCTGGCCGGAAACGACTACCTGGGACTCATGCGCCACCCCGCCGTGGTGGCGGCAGCCGCCGAGGCCGCCCACACCTGGGGCGCTGGCGCCGGGGGTTCGCGGCTGGTCACCGGGGACACCGAGCTGCACGGTGAGCTGGAGCGCGAACTGGCCGAGTTCCACGGCTCGGAGGCCGCCCTGGTGTTCTCCTCCGGGTACACGGCCAACCTGGCGATGGTGACGGCGCTGGTCACCCCGGCCGCCGAGGATGTCGAACCGCCCCTGGTGGTGTGCGACCAGTACAACCACGCCTCCCTGATCGACGCCACCCGGCTGGCCAAGGCCGCCGGTGCCCGGGTCGCGGTGTTCCGCCACGGCGACGCCGAGCACGCCGCCGAACTCCTGCGCGGAGGCCCGGGACGGCGGCTGCTGCTCAGCGACACCGTGTTCTCGGTGGACGGCGATCTCACCGACATCCGCTCCCTGGCCGGGGCCGCGCGCACCCACCGCGCGGCGCTGCTGCTGGACGACGCCCACGGGCTCGGGGTGGTGGGGCCGGGCGGGCGCGGCGCCGTGGGGGGTACCCCGCTGGGCGGCGCCGACGACGTGGTGGTGTCGGTGACCCTGTCCAAGTCGCTCGGTTCCCAGGGCGGCGCGATCCTGGGTTCGCGGCGGGTGATTCGGCACCTGGTGGAGACGGCGCGTACGTTCGTCTTCGACACCGGACTGGCCCCGGCGGCCGCGGGGGCGGCGCTGGCGGCCCTGCGGGTGCTGCGCGCCGAACCCGAGCGGGCCGAGGCGGTGCGGTCCCGGGCCCGCGAGCTGTCCGAAGGGCTTCGCGAGCGGGGGCTGGATACCAGCGATCCGGACGCCGCGGTGGTGTCGGTGCTGGCACCCTCGCCCGAAGAAGCGCTGGCCTGGCGCGCGGCTTGTGGGAAGGACGGGGTCCGGGTGGGCTGCTTCCGTCCGCCGTCGGTCCCGGACGGCCGTTCCCGGCTGCGCCTGACCGCCCGCGCCACGCTGGACAACACCGATATCCGCCGTGTTCTCGACGTCATCACGACAAACCGCCCCGGGTAG
- a CDS encoding acyltransferase family protein, with protein sequence MRNSTPKTPDDRSTTVPSVPDSVRDRGGGGRFRPELEGLRAVAVLLVAVYHIWFGRVSGGVDVFLMLTGFLITGSLVRSVEREGRIRFVAFWTRLARRLVPAVAVVLTATMAAMYLWLPRSRWPDILGEVRAAALYYENWVLADNAVDYLAREAAASPVQHFWSLSIQGQFYLLWPVLIALAALVAIRVRLPLRVTVLAAVTAVFVLSLSYSVSITARDQAWAYFDTGARLWELALGAILALVIHRVRLPVRLRVLLGWFGLAALVSCGVLLSVSTLFPGYIALWPTGAAALVILAGTTGSRYGADRLLTWKPLADIGKLSYALYLWHWPILVVYLEITGRTLASPLGGLGVLGLSLGLAWITHRLMEGGLDRFTEPARRRTPGWALGIAASLIVPVLAASLLWNGRLEQQRAERSLELAAPESYPGAQVVSDPDLFAALPDVPVRPDPADAKQDLSWHHQEGCHVNLDSEELVVCDVGPADAEHTLALVGASRAAHWYPAVAAAAQAQGWRLVSFTKSGCQFSTETAYRDGAVFDECEVWKAKALAEVEDLRPGAVLTSSTRSTLNGETVHDGFLGVWERLDGLDIEVIGLRDLPRLPYKGAECLEAGPVDQCVSAVSASQEDVDPATRIDLPPNVTLMDLTEHVCPGGACNAVVGNILVYWDHSHVTATYASTLGPVMEEALVAATGW encoded by the coding sequence ATGCGCAACTCCACCCCGAAGACCCCCGACGACCGGTCGACCACTGTTCCGTCCGTCCCCGACAGCGTGCGCGACCGGGGCGGCGGAGGCCGGTTCCGGCCCGAGCTCGAAGGGCTGCGCGCCGTCGCCGTCCTGCTCGTGGCCGTCTACCACATCTGGTTCGGCCGGGTCTCCGGCGGTGTCGACGTCTTCCTCATGCTCACCGGCTTCCTGATCACCGGATCCCTGGTCCGGAGCGTGGAACGGGAGGGCCGGATCCGCTTCGTCGCCTTCTGGACCCGGCTGGCCCGGCGGCTCGTGCCCGCCGTGGCGGTGGTCCTGACCGCGACGATGGCCGCCATGTACCTGTGGCTGCCCCGCTCACGCTGGCCGGACATCCTGGGCGAGGTGCGTGCCGCCGCGCTCTACTACGAGAACTGGGTCCTGGCCGACAACGCGGTGGACTACCTGGCCAGGGAGGCCGCCGCCAGCCCGGTTCAGCACTTCTGGTCACTGTCCATCCAGGGGCAGTTCTACCTGTTGTGGCCCGTGCTGATCGCCCTGGCGGCGCTGGTGGCCATCCGGGTCCGGCTTCCCCTGCGGGTGACGGTCCTGGCCGCGGTCACCGCCGTGTTCGTCCTCTCCCTGAGCTACTCGGTGTCCATCACCGCCCGGGACCAGGCCTGGGCCTACTTCGACACCGGCGCCCGCCTGTGGGAGCTGGCGCTGGGCGCGATCCTGGCCCTGGTCATCCACCGGGTGCGCCTGCCGGTGCGGCTGAGGGTCCTCCTGGGCTGGTTCGGACTGGCCGCCCTGGTCTCGTGCGGGGTGCTGCTCTCGGTCTCCACGCTCTTCCCCGGCTACATCGCGCTGTGGCCGACCGGCGCGGCCGCTCTGGTGATCCTGGCCGGGACCACCGGCAGCCGCTACGGCGCGGACCGCCTGCTCACCTGGAAGCCCCTCGCCGACATCGGCAAGCTGTCCTACGCCCTCTACCTGTGGCACTGGCCGATCCTGGTCGTCTACCTGGAGATCACCGGCCGGACCCTGGCCAGTCCGCTCGGCGGCCTGGGAGTGCTGGGGCTGTCCCTGGGCCTGGCCTGGATCACCCACCGCCTGATGGAGGGCGGCCTGGACCGCTTCACCGAACCGGCCCGCCGCCGCACCCCCGGCTGGGCACTGGGCATCGCCGCGTCGCTGATCGTCCCGGTCCTGGCCGCCTCGCTGCTGTGGAACGGCCGTCTGGAGCAGCAGCGGGCCGAGCGCTCCCTGGAGCTGGCCGCGCCCGAGAGCTACCCGGGGGCCCAGGTGGTTTCCGACCCCGACCTGTTCGCGGCGCTGCCCGACGTCCCGGTCCGCCCGGACCCGGCCGATGCCAAGCAGGACCTGTCCTGGCACCACCAGGAGGGCTGCCACGTCAACCTCGACTCGGAGGAACTGGTCGTGTGCGACGTCGGCCCCGCCGACGCCGAGCACACGCTCGCCCTGGTCGGGGCCTCGCGCGCGGCCCACTGGTATCCGGCCGTGGCGGCCGCGGCCCAGGCCCAGGGGTGGCGGCTGGTCTCCTTCACCAAGAGCGGCTGCCAGTTCAGCACCGAAACCGCCTACCGCGACGGCGCGGTCTTCGACGAGTGCGAGGTGTGGAAGGCCAAGGCGCTGGCCGAGGTGGAGGATCTGCGCCCCGGCGCGGTCCTGACCTCCTCCACCCGCTCCACCCTCAACGGGGAGACCGTCCACGACGGCTTCCTGGGCGTCTGGGAGCGGCTGGACGGGCTGGACATCGAGGTGATCGGCCTGCGCGACCTGCCCCGGCTGCCCTACAAGGGGGCCGAATGCCTGGAGGCGGGCCCGGTCGACCAGTGCGTGTCCGCGGTCTCGGCCAGCCAGGAGGACGTGGACCCGGCCACGCGGATCGACCTGCCGCCCAACGTCACCCTCATGGACCTCACCGAACACGTGTGCCCCGGAGGTGCCTGCAACGCGGTGGTCGGCAACATCCTCGTCTACTGGGATCACTCGCACGTCACCGCGACCTACGCGAGCACTCTCGGCCCGGTGATGGAGGAAGCGCTGGTGGCGGCCACCGGATGGTGA
- a CDS encoding DUF3291 domain-containing protein: MRSHLPRRTDRHVNTRTKATRSRCTASEPARTAHWTVLVEARTITGNREHLRPLVAALRAQAEDHLGHLGEVHFTDEGDRIRLVSRWRSPADLRSFVERTHRELLVYRAEAGRFPTVERTLWWSTTGTGVSAAEVEERTELLRTRGPSPRAFTLASPVPAPVG; this comes from the coding sequence ATGCGTTCCCACCTTCCCCGCCGCACCGACCGCCACGTCAACACGCGCACGAAGGCGACGCGGAGCCGCTGCACCGCTTCGGAACCGGCCCGTACCGCGCACTGGACGGTCCTGGTCGAGGCCCGAACGATCACCGGCAACCGCGAGCACCTGCGGCCCCTGGTCGCGGCGCTCCGGGCACAGGCCGAGGACCACTTGGGCCACCTGGGCGAGGTCCACTTCACCGACGAGGGCGACCGGATCCGTTTGGTGAGCCGGTGGCGTTCCCCCGCCGACCTGCGTTCCTTCGTGGAGCGGACCCACCGGGAGCTCCTCGTCTACCGCGCGGAAGCCGGTCGTTTCCCCACGGTGGAGCGGACCCTGTGGTGGTCCACCACCGGAACCGGGGTGAGCGCGGCCGAGGTCGAGGAGCGCACCGAGCTCCTGCGCACCCGCGGCCCCAGCCCCCGCGCCTTCACCCTGGCCTCCCCGGTCCCGGCCCCGGTCGGTTGA
- a CDS encoding adenosylmethionine--8-amino-7-oxononanoate transaminase, producing the protein MSRTSTETAHPAQVRAADSAHLWHPYTTVPAAETPYVVTGAEGVHLDLWSDGEHHRVIDGMSSWWSAIHGYRHPRLDAAVHAQVDRFSHVMFGGLTHAPAAALAEALVEITPDGLEHVFLADSGSVSVEVAMKMCLQYHRSTGNPGRRRFLTWRGGYHGDTFHAMSVCDPEGGMHSLWGDVLPGQVYAPAPPAGFDDAPDPAYLAEFAELAREHAGELAGIIVEPVVQGAGGMRFHHPGYLRELRRIADEHGILLVFDEIATGFGRTGEMFAADHAGVVPDVLCVGKALTGGYMTLAATLCTARVARGIAEGEVPVLAHGPTFMGNPLACATALASVELLTEGDWRGDVARIEAGLRKGLAPARQLPGVREVRVLGAIGVVELDRPVRMRAATRAAIGAGVWLRPFREHVYAMPPYVCSETEVARIAEGMLAATEATLAEEPGPEGEL; encoded by the coding sequence ATGTCGCGAACCAGCACCGAGACGGCCCATCCCGCACAGGTTCGAGCCGCCGACAGCGCGCACCTGTGGCACCCCTACACCACCGTCCCCGCAGCTGAGACCCCCTACGTGGTGACCGGGGCCGAAGGCGTCCACCTGGATCTGTGGTCGGACGGCGAGCACCACCGCGTGATCGACGGCATGTCCTCCTGGTGGTCGGCGATCCACGGCTACCGCCACCCCCGCCTGGACGCGGCCGTGCACGCCCAGGTGGACCGGTTCAGCCACGTGATGTTCGGCGGGCTCACCCACGCGCCCGCCGCCGCGCTGGCCGAGGCCCTCGTGGAGATCACCCCCGACGGTCTCGAACACGTCTTCCTCGCCGACTCGGGGTCGGTGTCGGTGGAGGTGGCCATGAAGATGTGCCTCCAGTACCACCGCTCCACCGGCAACCCGGGCCGCCGCCGCTTCCTCACCTGGCGGGGCGGCTACCACGGCGACACCTTCCACGCGATGAGCGTGTGCGACCCCGAAGGCGGCATGCACTCGCTGTGGGGCGACGTCCTGCCCGGCCAGGTGTACGCGCCCGCACCGCCCGCCGGGTTCGACGACGCGCCCGACCCCGCCTACCTGGCGGAGTTCGCTGAGCTGGCCCGTGAACACGCCGGGGAACTGGCCGGGATCATCGTCGAACCCGTCGTCCAGGGTGCGGGCGGCATGCGCTTCCACCACCCCGGCTACCTGCGGGAGCTGCGCCGGATCGCTGACGAGCACGGGATCCTGCTGGTCTTCGACGAGATCGCCACCGGATTCGGCCGCACCGGCGAGATGTTCGCCGCCGACCACGCCGGGGTCGTCCCCGACGTGCTGTGCGTGGGCAAGGCGCTCACCGGCGGGTACATGACCCTGGCCGCTACCCTGTGCACCGCGCGGGTGGCCCGGGGGATCGCGGAGGGGGAGGTCCCGGTCCTCGCGCACGGGCCCACGTTCATGGGAAACCCGCTGGCCTGCGCCACCGCCCTGGCCTCGGTGGAACTGCTCACCGAGGGCGACTGGCGGGGGGACGTGGCCCGGATCGAGGCGGGGCTGCGCAAGGGCCTGGCCCCGGCGCGGCAGCTGCCGGGCGTGCGGGAGGTACGGGTGCTCGGAGCCATCGGGGTGGTCGAACTGGACCGGCCGGTGCGTATGCGCGCGGCCACCCGCGCGGCGATCGGAGCGGGGGTGTGGCTGCGGCCGTTCCGGGAACACGTGTACGCGATGCCGCCCTACGTGTGTTCCGAGACGGAGGTCGCCCGGATCGCCGAGGGGATGCTGGCGGCCACCGAGGCGACCCTGGCTGAGGAGCCGGGGCCGGAAGGGGAGCTGTGA
- the fabI gene encoding enoyl-ACP reductase FabI, whose product MNLLITGITTQSSIAYAIAEEAMNQGHEVILTNPPGRAFSICERIAKRLPKEPVAVLPMDVTDPEQIAATAKEISEHWDHVDGLLHAIAYAPESALGGNFLNTEWEDVAKAIHISGYSLAALTVGMRDLLAKAPEGAGVVSLTFDASVAWPVYDWMGSAKAVLENSARYLARDLGPDGIRVNTISAGPIKSLAGGSIPGFSQIADSWADNSPLGWDTKDTTVVAGPALFLMSPAARAVTGTVMHVDGGYHAMGAPLAPTPGPVSA is encoded by the coding sequence TTGAACCTGCTCATCACCGGCATCACCACGCAGTCCTCCATCGCCTACGCGATCGCGGAGGAGGCCATGAACCAGGGGCACGAGGTGATCCTGACCAACCCGCCCGGCCGCGCCTTCTCCATCTGCGAGCGCATCGCCAAGCGGCTGCCCAAGGAGCCGGTCGCCGTCCTGCCCATGGACGTCACCGACCCCGAACAGATCGCTGCCACCGCCAAGGAGATCAGCGAGCACTGGGACCACGTGGACGGTCTGCTGCACGCCATCGCCTACGCCCCGGAGTCGGCCCTGGGCGGCAACTTCCTCAACACCGAGTGGGAGGACGTCGCCAAGGCGATCCACATCTCCGGCTACTCGCTGGCCGCCCTGACCGTGGGCATGCGCGACCTGCTCGCCAAGGCCCCCGAGGGCGCGGGCGTGGTCTCCCTGACCTTCGACGCCAGCGTCGCCTGGCCGGTCTACGACTGGATGGGCTCGGCCAAGGCCGTCCTGGAGAACTCCGCCCGCTACCTCGCCCGCGACCTGGGCCCGGACGGCATCCGGGTGAACACCATCTCCGCGGGCCCGATCAAGTCCCTCGCGGGCGGCTCCATCCCGGGTTTCTCCCAGATCGCCGACTCCTGGGCCGACAACTCCCCGCTGGGCTGGGACACCAAGGACACCACCGTGGTGGCGGGCCCGGCCCTCTTCCTGATGTCGCCCGCCGCCCGCGCCGTCACCGGAACGGTCATGCACGTGGACGGCGGCTACCACGCCATGGGCGCCCCGCTGGCCCCCACCCCGGGCCCGGTCTCCGCCTGA
- a CDS encoding class I SAM-dependent methyltransferase — protein MPSLRRRAKPLLAVGAVLGLAALALPTVLGVLAVLSWAEAVIATAVLLLGAIVCALGAGLWLLRRSVSALATSVNGHTRRVTEVLGQDRLEITGSLDEVRERITRLQDHALPRASREIQRTVTVQGRHDYEQQVAWAELREYLDVAPFMPPLRGWAASPDVLRLLVKLIDRHCPELVVECGSGASSVWIGYALRRAGTGRLVAIEHEARYAELSRDLIAAHGLDDVVEVRHAPLTEVKPDLAGAEPEVPVGSAPLWYDLSRLGDLKRIGLLFVDGPPQATGAQARYPAVPALLPHCTDDAVIVLDDADRPDERALGDRWIAEHRLHRTEEQAEKGAHVFTRRPA, from the coding sequence TTGCCCTCTCTCCGCCGCAGAGCCAAACCTCTCCTGGCCGTCGGTGCGGTCCTCGGCCTGGCCGCCCTGGCCCTCCCGACGGTGTTGGGTGTTCTGGCCGTGCTGAGCTGGGCAGAGGCCGTGATCGCCACCGCCGTGCTGCTGCTCGGCGCGATCGTGTGCGCGCTCGGCGCCGGGCTGTGGCTGCTCCGCCGCTCGGTGAGCGCCCTGGCCACCAGCGTCAACGGCCACACCCGCAGGGTGACCGAGGTACTCGGTCAGGACCGGTTGGAGATCACCGGTTCCCTGGACGAGGTGCGCGAGCGCATCACCCGTCTTCAGGACCACGCCCTGCCCAGGGCCAGCCGGGAGATCCAGCGGACCGTCACCGTGCAGGGCCGCCACGACTACGAGCAGCAGGTGGCCTGGGCCGAACTGCGCGAATACCTGGACGTGGCCCCGTTCATGCCGCCGCTGCGCGGTTGGGCCGCCTCCCCGGACGTGCTGCGCCTGCTCGTGAAACTGATCGACCGCCACTGCCCCGAGCTGGTGGTGGAGTGCGGCAGCGGCGCCTCCAGCGTGTGGATCGGCTACGCGCTGCGCCGCGCGGGCACCGGCCGACTCGTCGCGATCGAGCACGAGGCCCGCTACGCCGAACTCAGCCGCGACCTGATCGCCGCGCACGGGCTCGACGACGTCGTCGAGGTCCGGCACGCCCCGCTCACCGAGGTCAAGCCCGATCTGGCCGGGGCCGAACCGGAGGTGCCGGTGGGATCCGCCCCGCTCTGGTACGACCTCTCCCGCCTGGGCGACCTGAAGCGCATCGGCCTGCTGTTCGTCGACGGCCCGCCGCAGGCCACCGGTGCGCAGGCCAGGTACCCGGCGGTCCCCGCCCTGCTGCCGCACTGCACCGACGACGCCGTCATCGTCCTGGACGACGCGGACCGGCCCGACGAGCGCGCCCTCGGCGACCGCTGGATCGCCGAACACCGCCTGCACCGCACCGAGGAACAGGCGGAGAAGGGCGCACACGTGTTCACCCGCCGGCCCGCCTGA
- a CDS encoding superoxide dismutase encodes MSAPYSLPELPYDYAALEPWISGQIMELHHDKHHAAYVAGANGALEKLAAAREADDFSTITMLEKNLAFHLGGHVNHSVFWKNLSPEGGDKPEGELAAAIDDQFGSFDAFRAHFNAAATSLQGSGWAILAWDALGQRLIIEQLYDQQANIAIGTQPLLMLDMWEHAFYLQYKNVKGEYVKAFWNVVNWADVQQRFAEAQKVKIG; translated from the coding sequence ATGTCTGCGCCGTATTCGCTTCCCGAGCTGCCCTACGACTACGCGGCCCTTGAGCCGTGGATCTCCGGTCAGATCATGGAGCTGCACCACGACAAGCACCACGCCGCCTACGTCGCCGGGGCCAACGGTGCGCTGGAGAAGCTGGCCGCCGCCCGCGAGGCCGACGACTTCAGCACCATCACGATGCTCGAGAAGAACCTCGCGTTCCACCTCGGCGGCCACGTCAACCACTCCGTCTTCTGGAAGAACCTCTCCCCGGAGGGTGGCGACAAGCCCGAGGGCGAGCTCGCGGCCGCCATCGACGACCAGTTCGGTTCGTTCGATGCCTTCCGCGCGCACTTCAACGCCGCGGCCACCAGCCTGCAGGGGTCGGGCTGGGCGATCCTGGCCTGGGACGCCCTGGGTCAGCGCCTGATCATCGAGCAGCTGTACGACCAGCAGGCCAACATCGCCATCGGCACGCAGCCGCTGCTGATGCTGGACATGTGGGAGCACGCCTTCTACCTCCAGTACAAGAACGTCAAGGGCGAGTACGTCAAGGCGTTCTGGAACGTGGTCAACTGGGCCGACGTCCAGCAGCGTTTCGCCGAGGCCCAGAAGGTCAAGATCGGCTAG
- a CDS encoding PLP-dependent aminotransferase family protein has product MDPVRRTDELVDVLGAWSTGSGALYRRLAGSLRGLVDQGTLVPGERLPSERNLAAALRISRTTVVSAYDHLRDEGVLESRQGSGTRVCSTRAPVRSDGWSANGNGNPMYRNLLHTDDSVISTACLRTPALSGVEQAIREVVAEDLPALMAEGTYHPRGLPALREAITHFYERQGLPTHPDQIVVTTGAHQAVALVAQLYLRPGSPVVAEDPSFAGCLDLFRDRGAEIHPVPLDAQGIDVNGVRRAIAELHPHLIYVMPSYHNPTGTLMSAARRRELGELSARHGVPVLEDSAYTGIRADEEPPPLAAYAPRGAEVITVDSLSKVGWAGLRLGWLRAPAEMALRLSRRKVLADLASPLLDQAVAVRLLNGYDQLARHRSAELREALEHMEQLLRRDLPDWEWRTPEGGAALWIRLPGASARAFAQVALCHDVELVPGSAMSATTDGDHGEYFRLPFAFDRATREELVWRLARAWRELGRHGPVESHPDVLVV; this is encoded by the coding sequence ATGGACCCTGTTCGACGTACCGACGAGCTCGTGGACGTACTCGGGGCCTGGTCCACCGGCAGCGGGGCCCTCTACCGGCGGCTGGCTGGATCCCTGCGCGGGCTGGTCGATCAGGGCACCCTGGTCCCGGGGGAACGCCTGCCCTCCGAGCGCAACCTCGCGGCCGCCTTGCGGATCAGCCGCACCACCGTGGTCTCCGCCTACGATCACCTGCGCGACGAAGGCGTCCTGGAGAGCCGTCAGGGCAGCGGAACCCGGGTGTGCAGCACCAGGGCCCCGGTCCGCTCGGACGGGTGGAGCGCCAACGGCAACGGCAACCCCATGTACCGCAACCTCCTCCATACGGACGACAGCGTCATCTCCACCGCCTGCCTGCGCACCCCCGCCCTGTCCGGGGTCGAGCAGGCCATCCGGGAGGTCGTGGCCGAGGACCTGCCAGCCCTGATGGCCGAGGGCACCTACCACCCGCGCGGTCTGCCCGCTCTGCGCGAGGCGATCACGCACTTCTACGAACGTCAGGGGCTGCCCACCCACCCGGACCAGATCGTGGTCACCACCGGCGCCCACCAGGCGGTCGCCCTGGTCGCCCAGCTCTACCTGCGCCCGGGCTCTCCCGTGGTGGCCGAGGACCCGAGCTTCGCCGGCTGCCTGGACCTGTTCCGCGACCGCGGCGCCGAGATCCATCCGGTTCCGTTGGACGCGCAGGGCATCGACGTCAACGGGGTCCGCCGCGCCATCGCCGAGCTCCACCCGCACCTGATCTACGTGATGCCCTCGTACCACAACCCGACCGGCACGCTGATGTCCGCGGCCCGGCGCCGGGAGCTGGGCGAGCTGTCGGCCCGACACGGGGTGCCGGTCCTGGAGGACAGTGCCTACACGGGCATCCGGGCTGACGAGGAGCCCCCGCCGCTGGCCGCGTACGCCCCGCGCGGTGCCGAGGTCATCACCGTCGACTCACTGTCCAAGGTCGGCTGGGCGGGACTGCGCCTGGGGTGGCTGCGCGCCCCCGCGGAGATGGCGCTCCGGCTCAGCCGCCGCAAGGTCCTCGCCGACCTGGCCAGCCCTCTGCTGGACCAGGCGGTCGCCGTGCGGCTGCTCAACGGCTACGACCAGCTCGCCCGGCATCGTTCGGCGGAGCTGCGGGAGGCGCTGGAGCACATGGAGCAGTTGCTGCGCAGGGACCTGCCCGACTGGGAGTGGCGGACTCCCGAGGGCGGCGCGGCCCTGTGGATCCGCCTGCCCGGGGCCAGCGCCCGCGCCTTCGCGCAGGTCGCGCTCTGTCACGATGTGGAACTGGTGCCCGGATCCGCGATGTCGGCCACCACCGACGGCGACCACGGGGAGTACTTCCGGCTGCCGTTCGCCTTCGACCGCGCCACCCGTGAGGAGCTGGTCTGGCGGCTGGCCAGGGCCTGGCGCGAACTGGGCCGGCACGGCCCGGTGGAGAGCCACCCGGACGTCCTGGTCGTCTGA